GAGGTCTTCGACTCCGCGATCATGTACGAGGGAGAGCACGCCCTGCTCTGGCTCCTGGAAGCCCTGGCCGGGGAGCGGGCGATCGAGACGGTCCCCAACCTGATGTACCGGGACGGGGCCAGGGTCCACGTCAACAAGGAGATTTACACGGAGAAGATGACGGCGCTGCCGCTGCCGGACTTCGAGGGCATGCCGCTGGACCGCTACTTCGTGCCGGTGCGGATCCTCCCGTACCTGGCGACCAGGGGGTGCTACTGGGGCCGGTGCACCTTCTGCGACCACGGACAGGGCTACTTCGACCAGTACCGTGGCCTGCCGGCCCACGAGGTGGTCAAACAGGTCAAGGCCCTGAAGGAGCAGTACGGGGCGACGCACTTTCTCTTCGCGGACGAGTCCTACCCGCCGGCCCTCTTCAAGAAGGTGACGCAACTGCTGGTCGAGCAGGAGGTCGGCGTCAAGTGGACGACGCTGATCCGGTTCGAGGAGTCGCTGCACGAGCAGGACCTCGTTCTGGCCGCCAAGGCCGGCTGCTGCACGCTCTACTACGGGATGGAGTCGGCCAACGAGCGGGTGTTGGAATTGATGGACAAGCACGTGAAGAAGTCCGTCATCGCGCGCAACCTGCAGGACGCCGCGAAGGCCGGCATCTGGAACCACGTGATGGCTTTCTACGGATTTCCGGGCGAGACGCGGGCGGAGGCTGAGGAGACCAGGCAGTTCGTCCTGGACAACCGGCCGCACATCCATTCGGTCGAGCTGTTCTACTTCGTGGCCTACCGGCATACGCCGATGGTGCGGAACCCGGAGAAGTTCGGGATCACGATCCACAAGCAGGAGGAGTACGACCTGCCGCTGGACTACTACTACACGCTCAACGAGCCGGTGGGGCTGACCTGTCTGGAGGCGATGCAGCTCTGCGAGGAGTTTTACCAGCGCGACTTCGAGCCCTGGGCCGTCCGCGTGAACGCGCGCGAGCACGTGTTTCTCTACATCTCCAAGTTCGGCACGAACCAGTTGCCGCAGATCTATGCCAAGCGGAAGGCCGCTGCGGAGGGCGTCTCCGGCCTGGTAACCTGGCCGGTGCGGGAAGGGGAGGCGGGGAAGGAGGGGGAGCCGTCGCTGGCTCGCGTGGTCAGCCACGCGGTCTCTTGAAGAGCGGCAAGAGCTTATAGCGGGAGACAATCAGTTCCTACATGGTCATATGCCATACGCTATAAGCGATTAGCTCTTGGTTTTTTTTCAAGCCAGGCGGCCAGCAGGTCATGGGCGGCGCGGATCTCCCTGGTCATGGCTTCGCCCTTCTTGTACATCTCCATGTACTTCCGCG
This portion of the Nitrospirota bacterium genome encodes:
- a CDS encoding radical SAM protein: FPPEWVPTAPYLALPSLTAVLRQQGHEVVQKDVNIEMYDLFFSDSFLVWVKARMGMQLRDLEAKEKCGWLTEQEAGQKALLTAKLAEDLFDLIERAESAKRIVRSEDFYDADKLDWALNTFRLVMQYISAAYYPASLVFYPMESNLGYRPGVSREVLACLDDDQVNVYRDVCRQLVLPSVGKERPDVVGVSIGTQMQLLAGLTFCKMIKEAFPDVHVTVGGNVITRLQEELPRHGRFFTEVFDSAIMYEGEHALLWLLEALAGERAIETVPNLMYRDGARVHVNKEIYTEKMTALPLPDFEGMPLDRYFVPVRILPYLATRGCYWGRCTFCDHGQGYFDQYRGLPAHEVVKQVKALKEQYGATHFLFADESYPPALFKKVTQLLVEQEVGVKWTTLIRFEESLHEQDLVLAAKAGCCTLYYGMESANERVLELMDKHVKKSVIARNLQDAAKAGIWNHVMAFYGFPGETRAEAEETRQFVLDNRPHIHSVELFYFVAYRHTPMVRNPEKFGITIHKQEEYDLPLDYYYTLNEPVGLTCLEAMQLCEEFYQRDFEPWAVRVNAREHVFLYISKFGTNQLPQIYAKRKAAAEGVSGLVTWPVREGEAGKEGEPSLARVVSHAVS